A genomic region of Runella rosea contains the following coding sequences:
- a CDS encoding ABC transporter ATP-binding protein — protein MIQFTDISKSFDGRMVLEDVSGTFKPGDTNLIIGGSGTGKSVLLKCLIGLVKPDHGNVLYNDRDFWNSDEDTRKQIRREMGVLFQGGALFDSKTVAQNVRFPLEMLTNMSESEKDDRVNFCLSRVGLEQAAGRMPSEISGGMKKRVGIARAIVMNPKYLFCDEPNSGLDPLTSIKIDELIKEITDEYHITTVVITHDMNSVLEIGEKVMFLYKGHKVWEGDNTTITQSKVTELNEFIFANKLLRDMSRQ, from the coding sequence ATGATTCAATTTACCGACATTTCTAAGTCCTTCGATGGACGCATGGTATTGGAGGATGTTTCTGGGACGTTCAAACCCGGCGATACAAACTTAATCATTGGTGGGAGCGGCACGGGTAAAAGCGTGCTGCTAAAGTGCCTCATTGGCCTTGTCAAACCCGACCACGGCAATGTACTCTACAACGATCGCGATTTTTGGAACAGTGATGAAGACACCCGCAAGCAGATTCGCCGTGAAATGGGCGTTCTTTTTCAGGGTGGAGCGTTGTTTGATTCTAAGACTGTGGCCCAAAATGTTCGGTTTCCGCTCGAAATGCTCACCAACATGAGCGAAAGCGAAAAAGACGACCGGGTAAATTTTTGTCTTAGCCGCGTAGGCCTTGAGCAAGCCGCTGGGCGGATGCCTTCCGAAATCAGCGGTGGAATGAAAAAGCGCGTCGGCATTGCACGGGCCATCGTAATGAATCCTAAGTATTTATTTTGCGACGAGCCGAACTCTGGCTTAGACCCGCTCACGTCCATCAAAATTGATGAACTCATCAAGGAAATCACGGACGAGTACCACATTACCACCGTCGTGATTACGCACGACATGAACTCGGTCTTGGAAATCGGCGAAAAAGTGATGTTTCTGTACAAAGGTCATAAAGTCTGGGAAGGCGACAACACCACCATTACCCAGTCAAAAGTGACCGAACTGAATGAATTTATTTTTGCTAATAAATTACTACGAGACATGAGCCGCCAATAA
- the wecB gene encoding non-hydrolyzing UDP-N-acetylglucosamine 2-epimerase — translation MKLLTVFGTRPEAIKMAMVVRNLSQNPHVEHKLCVTGQHRQMLDQVLAIFELTPDFDLNVMQAGQDLTDITCRILTGLRTLFQSYRPDIVLVHGDTTTCMATSLAAFYAGIKIAHVEAGLRTGNLQSPYPEEANRLITDRLANYYFAPTDRNIQALLKEGIAPELIVKTGNTVIDALLYVSQRATHFSDDIPPSVQRVFESGRKILLVTGHRRENFGDGFIQICDALRHLAEKYLDLEIVYPVHLNPNVQQPVYDRLGNLPNVHLPAPMDYTNFVYAMKKSWAILTDSGGVQEEAPSLGKPVLVMRDTTERPEAIDAGTVKLVGANRDSIVQSVSELWKNEALYRQMSEANNPYGDGLASERIAAFLSGV, via the coding sequence ATGAAGTTATTGACCGTATTTGGTACCCGCCCCGAAGCTATTAAAATGGCGATGGTGGTTCGAAATTTAAGCCAAAACCCGCACGTAGAACATAAACTGTGCGTAACTGGACAGCACCGACAGATGCTAGACCAGGTATTGGCTATTTTTGAATTAACGCCCGACTTCGACCTCAATGTAATGCAGGCTGGACAGGATTTGACCGATATTACCTGCCGTATACTGACGGGTCTACGTACACTTTTCCAATCCTATCGCCCAGATATTGTGTTGGTACACGGAGATACCACTACGTGCATGGCGACGTCGTTGGCAGCCTTTTATGCGGGTATTAAGATTGCACACGTCGAAGCGGGATTACGTACTGGCAATCTTCAATCGCCTTATCCTGAAGAAGCCAATCGCCTCATTACCGACCGTTTAGCCAATTATTATTTTGCTCCCACCGACCGCAACATTCAGGCGCTTTTAAAAGAAGGGATTGCTCCTGAACTCATCGTCAAAACGGGCAATACTGTCATTGATGCTTTACTCTACGTCAGCCAACGGGCCACGCATTTTTCTGATGATATTCCGCCTTCTGTGCAGCGTGTTTTTGAATCGGGTCGAAAAATTTTGCTCGTGACAGGGCACCGTCGCGAGAATTTTGGCGATGGATTTATCCAAATTTGTGACGCATTACGTCATTTGGCCGAGAAATACCTAGACCTAGAAATCGTATACCCTGTTCACCTCAATCCAAACGTTCAGCAGCCAGTTTATGACCGATTGGGCAACCTACCCAACGTACATTTACCAGCGCCGATGGACTATACCAATTTTGTATACGCCATGAAAAAAAGCTGGGCCATTCTGACCGATTCGGGCGGAGTACAGGAGGAAGCTCCGAGTTTGGGAAAGCCAGTTTTGGTCATGCGCGACACCACCGAGCGCCCCGAGGCGATCGATGCTGGAACCGTTAAGCTCGTAGGGGCCAACCGCGACTCTATTGTACAATCTGTCAGTGAGTTATGGAAAAACGAGGCACTTTACCGCCAAATGTCGGAGGCCAATAATCCCTACGGCGACGGCTTGGCAAGTGAGCGCATTGCGGCGTTTTTGAGCGGAGTATAA
- a CDS encoding ion transporter produces the protein MTNLPQLLRTFVQIVSIVTLRKRVYNTLEFSAVGRRGLSLYINIALVSIIFINSVAIILHTVPEIRHYGLYESIFTDFEIFSVIIFTIEYGLRIWSCVENPRYGNGWKGRLRYIFSFWAIVDFLGIFPFYFTLLTSDFGIIRILRVFRLFRLFRVTRYSRALKMIRGVLLETKEELLICFSFIIFTLLISSSVMYYLEHNIQPERFKSIPATLWWGVITMTTTGYGDMYPMTAAGKFFGGIVLILGIALFALPTGIIASGFMEQIRRDKGRKYIQCPHCDEWVDLQEVKHVHKPEEKE, from the coding sequence GTGACAAATTTACCACAACTTCTCCGTACTTTTGTACAAATCGTATCAATCGTGACCCTGCGTAAACGCGTCTATAATACACTGGAATTTTCAGCCGTTGGCCGGCGCGGCCTGAGCCTATACATCAATATCGCATTGGTGTCGATTATTTTTATTAATTCGGTGGCCATCATTTTGCATACTGTTCCCGAGATTCGTCATTATGGGCTTTATGAGTCCATTTTTACCGATTTTGAGATTTTTTCGGTCATCATTTTTACCATTGAGTATGGCCTGCGGATATGGTCGTGTGTCGAGAATCCGCGTTATGGAAATGGTTGGAAAGGGCGATTACGGTATATTTTTTCTTTCTGGGCCATCGTTGATTTCTTAGGGATTTTCCCCTTTTATTTCACGTTGCTTACCTCCGATTTTGGCATCATTCGTATTCTACGGGTATTTCGTTTATTCAGATTGTTTCGGGTCACTCGTTATTCGCGCGCCCTCAAAATGATTAGGGGCGTTCTCTTGGAAACCAAAGAAGAACTGCTCATCTGTTTTTCGTTTATTATTTTTACGTTGCTCATTTCGTCGAGCGTAATGTATTATTTAGAACATAATATCCAACCTGAACGATTCAAGAGCATTCCGGCTACACTTTGGTGGGGTGTGATAACGATGACGACTACGGGCTACGGTGACATGTATCCCATGACAGCCGCTGGGAAATTTTTTGGAGGAATCGTTCTGATTCTGGGAATAGCACTGTTTGCCCTTCCTACGGGTATCATTGCGTCGGGATTTATGGAGCAAATTCGTCGCGATAAAGGACGTAAATATATTCAATGTCCTCATTGTGACGAATGGGTTGATTTGCAGGAGGTTAAACACGTTCATAAACCTGAAGAAAAAGAGTGA
- a CDS encoding glycosyltransferase family 4 protein, whose amino-acid sequence MIRIGFDAKRAFNNRTGLGNYSRFVLSALQNFAPQHQYLSYTPKLKAGLFDEFPEKSIRFPGFKNKLYGAWWRSYGIKKNLVQDGVQVFHGLSNELPNGLSAAGIRSAVTVHDLIFLRYPELYPAIDRFFYRQKFSKACAEADVIVAVSEQTKRDIIEFYGTSPQKIKVVYQDCHEAFHQSFQVLKRGRPVGGAQPWEVSPILQKYNIGKPYVLSVGTIEARKNQLHLVKAFHAAQLPDAELVLIGGKTSYQQAIETYIAQHQLTTKVKILNGVPFADLPALYQSARVFAYPSFFEGFGIPIVEALHSGVPVVAATGSCLEEAGGKGGLYVDPNDVNAFAQTLTLLWQDETLRKSLIMEGQKHVKQFAAEKIAKELTEIYASL is encoded by the coding sequence GTGATTCGCATTGGATTTGACGCCAAAAGAGCTTTTAATAACCGTACTGGACTGGGAAATTACAGTCGTTTTGTGCTCAGTGCGCTGCAAAACTTTGCGCCGCAACATCAGTATTTATCCTACACTCCAAAACTTAAGGCGGGCCTTTTTGACGAGTTTCCTGAAAAATCCATTCGATTTCCTGGCTTTAAAAACAAATTGTATGGCGCATGGTGGCGGAGTTATGGTATCAAAAAAAACTTGGTGCAGGATGGCGTTCAGGTGTTTCATGGGTTAAGCAATGAACTCCCCAATGGACTATCAGCGGCGGGCATTAGGTCTGCGGTGACGGTTCATGATTTGATTTTTTTGCGTTATCCTGAATTATACCCCGCGATTGACCGTTTTTTTTACCGTCAAAAATTCAGCAAGGCTTGTGCCGAAGCCGATGTCATAGTGGCCGTGAGCGAGCAGACCAAAAGGGATATTATTGAATTTTACGGCACTTCACCTCAGAAGATAAAAGTGGTTTATCAGGATTGCCACGAAGCATTTCATCAGTCTTTCCAAGTTTTAAAACGGGGACGCCCAGTCGGGGGCGCCCAGCCTTGGGAAGTGTCGCCTATCCTTCAGAAGTACAATATTGGCAAACCCTATGTGTTGAGTGTAGGCACCATCGAAGCGCGCAAAAATCAGCTTCATTTGGTTAAGGCGTTTCATGCGGCGCAATTGCCAGACGCTGAACTGGTGCTGATTGGAGGAAAAACAAGCTATCAGCAAGCAATCGAAACGTACATTGCGCAACATCAGTTGACTACCAAAGTGAAGATTTTAAACGGCGTTCCCTTTGCCGATCTACCTGCGTTATATCAATCGGCTCGGGTGTTTGCGTACCCTTCGTTTTTTGAAGGATTCGGCATCCCGATTGTAGAAGCCTTGCACAGCGGTGTACCAGTGGTAGCAGCAACTGGCTCGTGTCTGGAAGAAGCGGGCGGCAAAGGCGGTCTGTACGTTGACCCAAATGACGTGAACGCTTTTGCCCAAACGTTAACCCTGCTTTGGCAGGACGAAACACTGCGAAAATCTCTGATAATGGAGGGGCAAAAACACGTAAAGCAGTTCGCGGCTGAGAAAATAGCGAAAGAGTTGACGGAAATCTACGCATCTTTGTAG
- a CDS encoding SRPBCC family protein translates to MKLILRTPVQQSYLQVWKGFDETLFRRLSPPFPPVRVVRFDGCLKGNTVELELNFFLFKQLWTSKITEQQGNAEEVFFIDEGVKLPFFLSYWRHRHRIIKDGEHTIIADEIEFRTPSVLTDYLFYPLLYGQFLYRKPIYRKVFS, encoded by the coding sequence ATGAAACTTATTCTGAGAACCCCCGTTCAACAGTCCTATTTACAGGTTTGGAAAGGCTTTGATGAAACACTCTTTCGTCGACTGAGTCCTCCTTTCCCTCCGGTTCGAGTGGTTCGCTTTGATGGATGCCTAAAAGGAAATACGGTGGAATTAGAGCTGAATTTTTTCCTCTTCAAACAACTTTGGACGAGTAAAATTACGGAGCAGCAGGGCAATGCTGAGGAGGTTTTTTTTATTGATGAGGGTGTAAAACTCCCTTTTTTTCTAAGTTACTGGCGGCACCGCCACCGAATCATTAAAGATGGCGAACATACCATCATCGCGGATGAAATTGAGTTTCGTACGCCTTCTGTCCTGACAGATTACCTGTTTTATCCCCTTTTATACGGGCAATTTCTGTACCGAAAGCCCATTTACCGTAAAGTGTTTTCGTAA
- a CDS encoding YitT family protein — translation MQGITKRSLVKDAVLITAGIFSAALGLKGFLLSSHFIDGGVTGISMLLASIFHVPLAVLIPIINFPFIIMGYRQIGKAFAFKSTAAITGLALCLALVEFPDVTPDLLLTSVFGGFFIGAGIGLAMRGGAVLDGTEVAALLVSRRNSGVRVGDVILGMNIFIFATAAYFLGVDIALYSMLTYFTASKTVDFLIHGIEEYTAVWIVSDHHEEIRELLTDKLHKGVTVLNSEKGFGKRGAQTEATKVLYSVVTRLEVSRLRDAIAEIDPLAFIVQHGIDDARGGIVKGRPLH, via the coding sequence ATGCAAGGCATTACAAAACGTTCATTAGTAAAAGATGCAGTACTTATTACGGCGGGGATTTTCAGCGCCGCATTAGGGCTGAAAGGTTTCTTACTTTCTAGCCATTTTATCGACGGGGGCGTTACGGGAATTTCAATGTTGTTGGCTTCTATTTTTCACGTTCCGTTGGCCGTGCTTATCCCAATTATCAACTTTCCGTTTATCATCATGGGTTATCGCCAAATCGGCAAAGCCTTTGCGTTCAAAAGTACCGCTGCCATTACGGGTCTGGCGCTGTGTCTAGCCTTGGTGGAATTTCCAGATGTTACACCCGATTTATTGTTGACATCGGTTTTCGGCGGCTTCTTTATCGGTGCAGGTATTGGGTTGGCCATGCGGGGCGGGGCGGTATTAGACGGTACAGAAGTTGCCGCGCTGTTGGTAAGCCGACGCAATTCTGGCGTGCGGGTCGGCGACGTTATTCTGGGTATGAACATTTTCATTTTTGCCACAGCTGCTTACTTTTTGGGCGTAGATATTGCCCTTTATTCTATGCTCACGTATTTTACTGCTTCCAAAACCGTCGATTTTCTGATTCACGGAATTGAAGAATATACCGCTGTTTGGATTGTATCAGACCATCACGAAGAAATCAGGGAACTGCTTACCGACAAGCTGCACAAAGGGGTAACAGTGCTCAATAGCGAAAAAGGATTCGGAAAAAGAGGCGCTCAAACAGAAGCCACGAAAGTACTCTATTCTGTCGTTACGCGACTGGAAGTGAGCCGCCTACGCGATGCCATTGCCGAAATAGACCCATTGGCTTTTATCGTTCAGCACGGAATAGACGACGCTCGCGGGGGCATTGTAAAAGGAAGGCCCTTGCATTAA
- the argS gene encoding arginine--tRNA ligase, whose product MHIESIIKTYIQSALQEIYNVAEETILLQPTKKDFEGSYTFVTFPYTKSLRKPPVEIGNSLGQYLVEKSGVVSKFNVVQGFLNLSIAESAWIEALNTLALDPNFGFSAPNGQSVMVEFSSPNTNKPLHLGHLRNNFLGDSVSRILKANGYDVVKTCLVNDRGIHICKSMLAYAKLGNGETPESSGLKGDHLIGKYYVLFDKEYKRQIEALVAEGKTKEEAEKKAPWMLEAQQLLLKWEQSDAETIALWKQMNEWVYAGFNDTYQKIGVSFDKTYYESNTYLLGKDAVDEGLAKGVFFQKPDNSVWIDLSAEGLDEKLVLRGDGTSVYMTQDLGTTDLKFADFHTNKSIWVVGNEQDYHFQVLFAILKRLGRAYAEGCYHLSYGMVDLPSGKMKSREGTVVDADELVAEVTAAAAEEGNAKGKIDDFSETEKQRLFSMLGLGALKYYLLKVDPQKRMLFNPAESVELHGHTGPFIQYTHARTRSVLRKAVQMGVEWSKSAVTVPLTDSEKEVIFCLTQFPERVADAARNYSPALISQYAYELAKVYNTFYAEVSILQEPNADAQQARLLLSQAVADGIQKAMGLLGIEVPDRM is encoded by the coding sequence ATGCACATAGAATCAATTATCAAGACGTATATCCAAAGCGCATTGCAGGAAATTTATAACGTTGCCGAAGAAACAATCCTGCTTCAGCCGACCAAAAAAGACTTTGAAGGTTCTTATACGTTTGTTACTTTTCCCTACACCAAAAGCCTCCGCAAACCTCCCGTCGAAATAGGAAATAGCCTCGGACAGTATCTGGTAGAAAAATCGGGCGTGGTGAGCAAATTTAACGTGGTACAGGGTTTTTTGAACCTAAGCATTGCTGAATCGGCTTGGATTGAAGCCCTCAATACCTTGGCACTTGACCCCAATTTTGGCTTCTCGGCTCCCAATGGGCAGTCGGTCATGGTCGAATTTTCGTCGCCAAATACCAATAAGCCGTTGCACTTGGGGCATTTACGGAATAACTTTTTGGGCGATTCGGTGTCTAGAATTTTGAAAGCTAACGGCTATGACGTGGTCAAAACCTGTTTGGTCAATGACCGTGGCATTCATATTTGTAAGTCGATGTTGGCCTACGCTAAGCTCGGCAACGGTGAAACCCCCGAGTCTTCGGGACTCAAAGGCGACCACCTGATTGGTAAATATTATGTCTTGTTTGACAAAGAATACAAACGGCAAATCGAAGCCTTGGTAGCCGAAGGCAAGACCAAAGAAGAAGCCGAGAAAAAAGCCCCGTGGATGCTCGAAGCTCAGCAACTGCTCCTAAAATGGGAACAAAGCGATGCTGAAACGATTGCGCTTTGGAAGCAGATGAATGAGTGGGTCTACGCTGGATTTAACGATACCTATCAAAAAATCGGGGTCAGTTTTGACAAGACCTACTACGAATCCAACACCTATCTTCTGGGCAAAGATGCCGTGGACGAAGGCTTGGCCAAAGGCGTTTTCTTTCAAAAACCTGACAATTCGGTTTGGATTGATCTATCGGCCGAAGGCTTAGACGAAAAGCTCGTGTTGCGAGGCGATGGTACCTCCGTTTATATGACGCAGGATTTGGGTACAACCGACCTGAAGTTTGCCGATTTTCACACCAACAAATCCATTTGGGTTGTCGGAAACGAGCAAGATTACCACTTTCAGGTCTTGTTTGCCATTCTTAAACGCTTGGGTCGTGCTTACGCCGAAGGCTGTTATCACCTAAGCTACGGCATGGTGGATTTGCCGTCGGGAAAAATGAAGTCACGTGAGGGAACGGTTGTGGATGCTGATGAACTCGTAGCTGAAGTAACCGCCGCCGCCGCCGAAGAAGGCAACGCCAAAGGAAAAATTGATGATTTTAGCGAGACCGAAAAACAAAGACTGTTCTCAATGTTGGGCTTAGGTGCCTTGAAATATTATCTGTTGAAAGTAGACCCGCAAAAGCGAATGTTGTTCAACCCTGCCGAGTCGGTAGAGTTGCATGGACATACAGGACCGTTTATTCAATACACCCACGCCCGTACCCGCTCGGTGTTGCGGAAGGCGGTACAGATGGGTGTAGAGTGGTCGAAATCAGCCGTGACGGTTCCGTTGACCGATTCGGAGAAAGAGGTTATTTTTTGCCTTACCCAATTCCCCGAACGAGTGGCTGATGCCGCCCGCAATTATTCCCCTGCGTTGATTTCGCAGTATGCGTACGAATTGGCGAAGGTGTACAATACGTTTTATGCTGAAGTATCAATATTGCAAGAACCCAATGCCGATGCTCAACAGGCTCGTCTGCTGCTCTCGCAAGCCGTAGCCGATGGAATCCAAAAAGCGATGGGCTTGTTAGGCATTGAAGTCCCTGATAGAATGTAG
- a CDS encoding helix-turn-helix domain-containing protein, with amino-acid sequence MKELPINFNGLLGWMGLFGGLVWVLLFVVRSEKMLQKPVKINLLFFSRKANQEYAVRLLNRLFRLMNEEKPYLEKNISLESLAARLNVTAAQLTQVINENLEQGFPELISTYRIQEAKRLLITPEYQLGKMEDLAYKVGYESIALFDDAFKNFTDQTPTEYKKRMSMICL; translated from the coding sequence ATGAAAGAACTTCCGATTAATTTTAATGGGTTATTGGGGTGGATGGGCCTCTTCGGAGGTTTGGTTTGGGTGCTGCTTTTCGTTGTACGCTCTGAAAAAATGCTTCAAAAGCCCGTGAAAATCAACTTGCTGTTTTTTAGTAGAAAGGCAAATCAGGAATACGCCGTTCGCCTGTTAAATCGCCTGTTCAGACTCATGAACGAGGAAAAACCGTATCTCGAAAAAAACATTTCACTAGAATCACTGGCGGCTCGACTCAATGTGACGGCGGCGCAGTTGACGCAGGTAATCAACGAAAATTTGGAACAAGGCTTCCCCGAATTGATTTCAACTTACCGTATTCAGGAGGCCAAGCGCCTGCTTATTACGCCCGAATACCAACTGGGAAAGATGGAAGACCTTGCGTATAAAGTAGGGTATGAGTCTATCGCTCTGTTTGACGACGCCTTTAAAAACTTCACCGACCAGACTCCCACAGAATACAAAAAGAGAATGAGTATGATTTGCCTATAA
- a CDS encoding arsenate reductase — MLTVYGIPNCDTVKKAVTALKENQLPFTFHDYKKQGISHEKLALWLTQQPKETLINRAGTTWKQLSEEQKNAVQDNESAIALMMEKPSVIKRPVVEKDGRIVAVGWKPDTLASIA, encoded by the coding sequence ATGTTGACCGTTTACGGAATCCCCAACTGCGACACCGTCAAAAAAGCAGTAACTGCTCTGAAAGAAAATCAACTTCCCTTCACGTTTCACGACTACAAAAAACAAGGGATTTCGCACGAAAAGCTGGCGCTTTGGCTCACCCAACAGCCCAAAGAAACGCTAATCAATCGGGCAGGAACCACGTGGAAACAGCTCTCTGAGGAACAAAAAAATGCCGTTCAAGACAACGAAAGCGCCATTGCACTCATGATGGAAAAGCCTTCGGTGATTAAGCGCCCTGTTGTTGAAAAAGATGGGAGGATTGTGGCCGTGGGTTGGAAACCTGATACACTGGCAAGTATCGCATAA
- the tatC gene encoding twin-arginine translocase subunit TatC: MPLDQEFDKENATGDEMSFIEHLEELRWHVIRAVGAILIFTIAAFIYIEEIYDKIILGPSKSDFWTYRMLCKIADFTGAEGLCIDKLDFELQSREMAGQFTMALLSSVIIGLLFAFPYAFWEVWRFIKPGLKPAERRVSRGAVFYVTFLFLSGVFFGYYIVSPLAINFLANFQLDPRIKNQFDITSYVGLISVLTLACGLTFQLPVVAFVLSRIGFLNPRFMREYRKHAFVVILILAAVITPSPDVLSQVLVALPLTLLYEISIMVSAWVERSKKEDAELEAKEEEASAMGEPWNPDADM; encoded by the coding sequence ATGCCACTCGACCAAGAATTTGATAAAGAGAATGCCACCGGCGACGAAATGAGTTTTATTGAGCACCTCGAAGAATTGCGTTGGCACGTAATTCGGGCTGTAGGGGCGATTTTAATTTTTACCATTGCCGCTTTCATTTACATTGAAGAAATCTATGACAAAATTATTCTGGGCCCTTCCAAGTCTGATTTTTGGACTTATCGGATGCTTTGCAAAATCGCCGACTTTACGGGTGCCGAAGGACTTTGTATTGACAAGTTAGACTTTGAGTTACAGAGTCGTGAGATGGCCGGCCAATTTACCATGGCGTTGCTTTCTTCGGTTATCATAGGTTTATTGTTTGCGTTCCCTTATGCTTTTTGGGAAGTATGGCGCTTTATCAAGCCGGGTCTTAAGCCTGCTGAGCGGCGTGTATCGCGGGGCGCGGTTTTCTACGTTACTTTTCTATTTTTGTCGGGTGTTTTTTTCGGATACTATATTGTTTCTCCTCTGGCTATCAACTTTTTAGCCAACTTTCAGTTAGACCCCCGCATCAAGAACCAATTTGATATCACCTCGTATGTAGGGCTGATTTCGGTATTGACGCTTGCCTGCGGCCTTACATTCCAGTTGCCAGTGGTAGCTTTTGTTTTGTCGCGAATCGGTTTTCTTAACCCTCGCTTCATGCGCGAGTACCGCAAACACGCCTTTGTGGTTATTTTGATTTTGGCGGCGGTCATTACCCCCTCTCCAGACGTACTCAGTCAGGTATTGGTTGCATTACCTTTAACGCTTTTGTACGAAATCAGCATCATGGTTTCAGCGTGGGTAGAGCGCAGTAAAAAAGAAGACGCCGAATTGGAAGCCAAGGAAGAAGAAGCCAGCGCAATGGGTGAGCCGTGGAATCCTGATGCTGACATGTAA
- a CDS encoding geranylgeranylglyceryl/heptaprenylglyceryl phosphate synthase, translating into MQAQIRTKLQSNLQNGRKAFAVLLDPDKVELASFPFMLAESVRYGVDFFFVGGSLITRYASDEIIAAIHRHTNIPAILFPGNSLHIEPSADAILLLSLISGRNPELLIGQHVIAAPLLKKSKLEILPTGYMLIESGRATTVSYISNTTPIPHDKPGVAACTAMAGELLGLQIMYLDAGSGAQKPVSAEMIAAVRQAVDTPIIVGGGINSVEKAQAALEAGADVVVVGNGIEKNPDLLPEIAQVVRSFNEKIIA; encoded by the coding sequence ATGCAGGCACAGATACGAACGAAACTTCAAAGTAATCTTCAAAACGGGCGAAAAGCGTTCGCAGTGTTGCTCGACCCCGACAAGGTGGAGTTAGCATCGTTTCCGTTTATGCTCGCCGAAAGTGTGCGTTACGGAGTCGATTTTTTCTTTGTGGGCGGCAGCCTCATTACCCGGTATGCTTCAGATGAAATTATTGCCGCGATTCATAGGCATACCAATATCCCTGCTATTCTTTTTCCGGGAAACAGCCTACACATTGAGCCGTCGGCGGATGCTATTTTGTTGTTATCCCTCATTTCGGGCCGCAATCCTGAACTCCTCATTGGGCAACACGTTATTGCGGCTCCCCTGTTGAAAAAAAGCAAATTGGAAATTCTGCCCACGGGTTATATGCTCATCGAGAGTGGCCGCGCCACTACGGTGTCTTACATTAGCAACACCACGCCCATTCCCCATGATAAACCTGGCGTGGCGGCCTGTACGGCCATGGCTGGCGAATTGCTAGGATTGCAAATCATGTATTTAGATGCAGGAAGCGGGGCACAAAAACCCGTTTCGGCTGAGATGATTGCGGCAGTGCGCCAAGCGGTAGATACCCCCATTATTGTGGGAGGCGGCATTAATTCCGTTGAAAAAGCGCAAGCGGCGCTCGAAGCGGGGGCCGATGTGGTAGTGGTTGGAAATGGTATTGAGAAAAACCCTGACCTTTTGCCCGAAATCGCGCAGGTGGTCAGAAGCTTTAACGAAAAAATTATTGCCTGA
- a CDS encoding 1-acyl-sn-glycerol-3-phosphate acyltransferase, whose protein sequence is MNWLFAFLYRTFGWGTLGRVPKDLKKAIWVVCPHWNSSDFFIGVGVRAFIGVKMGFLGKSSLFKWYSAWFFRALGGYPVYREKSNNLVDAVAETFKQNEFIHIAIAPEGTRSNTSKLKTGFYFMALKAQVPLVLVGFDYTRKLVVFGEPIYLTGDYVKDMKPFYDFYLTVQSPKKEWLQLYEQTGVIPFPKEQKIK, encoded by the coding sequence ATGAATTGGCTCTTTGCATTTTTATACCGAACTTTCGGATGGGGAACCCTTGGACGTGTTCCCAAAGACCTAAAAAAGGCAATATGGGTAGTTTGCCCGCACTGGAACAGCTCTGATTTTTTTATCGGAGTGGGCGTGAGAGCCTTTATTGGGGTTAAAATGGGCTTTTTGGGAAAGAGTTCTCTCTTTAAATGGTATTCGGCTTGGTTTTTTCGGGCGTTGGGCGGGTATCCTGTGTACCGCGAAAAATCCAATAATTTGGTGGATGCCGTCGCCGAAACCTTCAAACAAAATGAGTTTATTCACATCGCCATTGCCCCCGAAGGCACCCGCAGCAATACCTCCAAACTCAAAACGGGCTTTTATTTTATGGCCCTCAAAGCCCAGGTTCCGCTGGTGCTCGTCGGCTTTGATTATACCCGAAAATTGGTGGTATTCGGTGAGCCAATTTACCTTACTGGCGATTACGTCAAGGACATGAAGCCCTTCTATGATTTTTACCTGACGGTTCAAAGTCCCAAAAAAGAATGGTTGCAGTTGTATGAACAAACGGGCGTCATTCCCTTTCCAAAGGAACAGAAGATCAAATAA